The following proteins come from a genomic window of Syntrophales bacterium:
- a CDS encoding FtsX-like permease family protein, translated as MIMVKAKSAEDLERAEEQITELLRQRHHIGPKQENDFTMRNLTQIMETAQQSTKVMSLLLGAIASVSLLVGGIGIMNIMLVSVTERTREIGLRLTVGAKVRDIRLQFIIESLTLSLIGGIMGIIIGISGSKVVSMLAGWPTIVSPASVLLSFGFSALVGLSFGYYPAYKASLLNPIDALRYE; from the coding sequence ATGATCATGGTAAAGGCAAAAAGTGCGGAAGATCTGGAAAGGGCTGAGGAACAGATAACAGAATTGCTGAGACAGAGACACCACATCGGTCCGAAACAGGAGAATGATTTCACCATGAGAAATCTCACCCAGATTATGGAAACAGCACAGCAGTCCACAAAGGTAATGTCACTACTCCTGGGAGCCATCGCCTCGGTTTCCCTGCTTGTGGGAGGAATCGGGATCATGAACATCATGCTCGTCTCGGTAACGGAAAGGACAAGGGAAATCGGACTCAGGCTGACTGTTGGGGCAAAGGTACGGGACATAAGGCTGCAATTCATTATCGAATCATTAACATTGTCATTGATAGGTGGTATCATGGGAATTATCATCGGCATATCAGGTTCAAAGGTGGTATCCATGCTTGCCGGCTGGCCTACGATCGTTTCTCCTGCCTCTGTCCTTCTCTCTTTTGGTTTTTCCGCCCTGGTGGGATTATCTTTCGGTTACTACCCCGCCTACAAGGCATCCCTTCTTAATCCGATAGACGCCTTAAGATATGAATGA
- a CDS encoding radical SAM protein: MKVLLISANTEKINMPTLPLGLASVAEVAVLDLMFEKDTRLVIRGAIEGFYPDVIGFPSSYAREICRLILTAGLSITWRCILYPLNIDEELVKSMAKAGCREVSLGFESGSERILSLMNKRFKPEDVRRISGMLTEHGIRQMGFLLLGGPGETKETIEDSLNFADSLRLDALKITIGVRIYPYTAVAKISIEEGLIFPRDNLLLPRFYLTRGLEGWLSGTLKDWVAARPHWMFQV, translated from the coding sequence ATGAAGGTTCTTCTCATCTCCGCCAACACAGAAAAGATCAATATGCCCACCTTACCCCTCGGATTGGCCTCTGTGGCTGAGGTGGCCGTGTTGGATCTGATGTTTGAAAAGGATACCCGCTTGGTTATTAGAGGCGCCATAGAGGGATTTTATCCGGATGTCATCGGCTTTCCCTCTTCCTATGCAAGGGAGATCTGTCGCCTGATTCTAACTGCCGGATTGAGTATCACCTGGCGTTGCATTCTTTACCCCTTGAATATTGATGAGGAACTGGTAAAATCTATGGCGAAAGCTGGTTGTAGAGAGGTTAGCCTCGGCTTTGAAAGCGGTAGCGAACGAATTCTGTCTCTCATGAACAAAAGGTTTAAACCAGAAGATGTACGCCGAATTTCAGGGATGCTAACAGAGCACGGGATAAGGCAGATGGGATTTTTATTACTGGGAGGCCCTGGCGAAACGAAAGAGACGATTGAGGATAGCCTTAACTTCGCCGATTCCCTCAGGCTGGACGCTTTGAAAATTACAATAGGTGTCCGTATTTATCCCTACACTGCTGTGGCAAAGATAAGTATAGAGGAAGGTCTCATCTTTCCCCGTGACAACCTTCTCCTGCCCCGATTCTATCTAACAAGAGGTCTTGAGGGCTGGCTGTCGGGAACCTTGAAAGATTGGGTGGCTGCACGCCCGCACTGGATGTTTCAAGTTTGA